A stretch of Brassica napus cultivar Da-Ae chromosome C6, Da-Ae, whole genome shotgun sequence DNA encodes these proteins:
- the LOC106384746 gene encoding phenylacetaldehyde reductase-like has product MTSEEEKTVCVTGASGYFASWIVKLLLLCGYTVKASHLLALEGAKERLQLFKANLLEEGSFDSAIDGCQGVFHTASPFYHDVKDPQAELLDPARVVLTSSIASVAFNGMPRTPETIVDETWFADLEYCRAAKLWYVLSNTLAENAAWKFAKENDLQLVWINAEMVIGPLLQPTLNTSAAAVLSLIKGKEKRFSIGLMQSCIPSGRTRAHCLHTAAIFPNLLNETIFAKLPLSQGFNLPPLGRYITMYFTKYVTEYFTKYVTEYFTKYVTEYVNTRRTPQIPTSTSHQCTAWSPYLNGHTKTLDHPKYGSRRGITKY; this is encoded by the exons ATGACCAGCGAAGAAGAGAAGACAGTATGTGTGACAGGAGCTTCAGGTTACTTTGCTTCATGGATCGTTAAGCTTCTCCTTCTCTGTGGCTATACTGTTAAAGCCTCT CATTTGCTTGCATTAGAAGGTGCAAAGGAAAGGCTTCAACTGTTCAAAGCAAACTTGTTAGAAGAAGGCTCTTTCGATTCAGCGATCGATGGTTGCCAAGGAGTTTTCCACACCGCATCACCATTCTATCACGATGTCAAAGATCCTCAG GCTGAGTTACTTGATCCAGCG AGAGTCGTCCTAACCTCATCTATAGCATCTGTTGCTTTCAATGGTATGCCTCGAACACCTGAAACCATTGTTGATGAAACTTGGTTCGCTGATCTTGAATATTGCAGAGCTGCCAAG cTATGGTATGTACTATCCAATACACTAGCTGAAAACGCAGCGTGGAAATTTGCCAAAGAGAACGATTTACAGTTGGTTTGGATAAATGCAGAAATGGTGATCGGTCCTCTTTTACAACCCACGCTCAACACTAGTGCTGCTGCAGTTCTAAGCTTGATCAAAGGTAAAGAGAAAAGATTCAGCATTGGTTTGATGCAGTCATGT ATCCCATCCGGCCGCACCAGAGCTCACTGTCTTCACACAGCTGCAATCTTTCCAAACCTCCTCAATGAAACCATCTTTGCTAAACTCCCCCTGAGTCAAGGCTTCAACCTTCCACCTCTAGGAAGGTACATCACCATGTACTTCACCAAGTACGTCACCGAGTACTTCACCAAGTACGTCACTGAGTACTTCACCAAGTACGTCACCGAGTACGTCAACACCAGACGCACACCACAGATACCAACGAGCACGTCACACCAATGCACAGCTTGGTCACCATACCTCAACGGACACACCAAAACGCTTGATCACCCAAAATATGGAAGTCGTcgaggtataacaaaatattga